The Miscanthus floridulus cultivar M001 chromosome 17, ASM1932011v1, whole genome shotgun sequence genome has a window encoding:
- the LOC136516805 gene encoding guanylyl cyclase 1-like isoform X2, giving the protein MWPLGVISEKLFKMAGDDGVQEAAGSPSPDGQIPLARRSYYVDQAFTWDCGLACVLMVLRTLGIDCCDGIADLESLCRTTSIWTVDLAYLLNKFSVSFSFFTVTLGANPQYSAESFYREQLQEDINRVDELFGKALDAGISIQCRSITAYDIAFLLLSGHCIAIALVDKSKLNLPCMSDHDVQQFNEESDYMGHYVVVCGYDADDCEFEIRDPASSRKRERVTMKTLDEARKSFGTDEDILLVSLTGKSGMKLSRKLLACSM; this is encoded by the exons ATGTGGCCCCTCGGCGTCATCTCCGAGAAGCTCTTCAAGATGGCGGGCGACGACGGCGTGCAGGAGGCGGCGGGCTCGCCGTCCCCCGACGGACAGATTCCACTAGCACGCCGATCGTACTACGTCGAT CAGGCCTTCACCTGGGACTGCGGCCTCGCTTGCGTGCTCATGGTGCTTAGGACGCTGGGGATTGATTGCTGCGACGGCATTGCCGATCTCGAGAGTCTCTGCCGCACCACGAG CATTTGGACAGTTGACTTAGCATATCTGTTAAACAAGTTTTCAGTCAGTTTTTCTTTCTTTACTGTGACTCTTGGAGCAAATCCACAATATTCTGCTGAATCCTTTTATAGG GAGCAATTGCAAGAAGACATCAATCGAGTGGATGAGCTATTTGGGAAGGCACTTGATGCTGGAATTAGTATTCAA TGCAGGTCCATCACCGCATATGACATTGCTTTTCTACTGCTATCTGGGCACTGCATTGCTATTGCTTTAGTGGACAAATCGAAGCTAAA TTTGCCTTGCATGAGTGATCATGATGTGCAACAGTTCAACGAGGAGTCAGACTACATGG GGCATTATGTCGTAGTATGTGGGTATGATGCTGATGATTGTGAATTTGAGATAAGAGATCCTGCCAGTTCCAG GAAACGCGAACGGGTGACAATGAAGACCTTAGACGAGGCCCGCAAATCCTTTGGAACAGATGAGGATATTCTCTTG GTCTCTTTAACCGGAAAGAGTGGAATGAAGCTCTCTCGTAAACTACTTGCCTGCTCCATGTAA
- the LOC136516805 gene encoding guanylyl cyclase 1-like isoform X1: MWPLGVISEKLFKMAGDDGVQEAAGSPSPDGQIPLARRSYYVDVPHVQQAFTWDCGLACVLMVLRTLGIDCCDGIADLESLCRTTSIWTVDLAYLLNKFSVSFSFFTVTLGANPQYSAESFYREQLQEDINRVDELFGKALDAGISIQCRSITAYDIAFLLLSGHCIAIALVDKSKLNLPCMSDHDVQQFNEESDYMGHYVVVCGYDADDCEFEIRDPASSRKRERVTMKTLDEARKSFGTDEDILLVSLTGKSGMKLSRKLLACSM; this comes from the exons ATGTGGCCCCTCGGCGTCATCTCCGAGAAGCTCTTCAAGATGGCGGGCGACGACGGCGTGCAGGAGGCGGCGGGCTCGCCGTCCCCCGACGGACAGATTCCACTAGCACGCCGATCGTACTACGTCGAT GTTCCGCATGTGCAGCAGGCCTTCACCTGGGACTGCGGCCTCGCTTGCGTGCTCATGGTGCTTAGGACGCTGGGGATTGATTGCTGCGACGGCATTGCCGATCTCGAGAGTCTCTGCCGCACCACGAG CATTTGGACAGTTGACTTAGCATATCTGTTAAACAAGTTTTCAGTCAGTTTTTCTTTCTTTACTGTGACTCTTGGAGCAAATCCACAATATTCTGCTGAATCCTTTTATAGG GAGCAATTGCAAGAAGACATCAATCGAGTGGATGAGCTATTTGGGAAGGCACTTGATGCTGGAATTAGTATTCAA TGCAGGTCCATCACCGCATATGACATTGCTTTTCTACTGCTATCTGGGCACTGCATTGCTATTGCTTTAGTGGACAAATCGAAGCTAAA TTTGCCTTGCATGAGTGATCATGATGTGCAACAGTTCAACGAGGAGTCAGACTACATGG GGCATTATGTCGTAGTATGTGGGTATGATGCTGATGATTGTGAATTTGAGATAAGAGATCCTGCCAGTTCCAG GAAACGCGAACGGGTGACAATGAAGACCTTAGACGAGGCCCGCAAATCCTTTGGAACAGATGAGGATATTCTCTTG GTCTCTTTAACCGGAAAGAGTGGAATGAAGCTCTCTCGTAAACTACTTGCCTGCTCCATGTAA
- the LOC136516805 gene encoding guanylyl cyclase 1-like isoform X3 — translation MWPLGVISEKLFKMAGDDGVQEAAGSPSPDGQIPLARRSYYVDVPHVQQAFTWDCGLACVLMVLRTLGIDCCDGIADLESLCRTTRSNCKKTSIEWMSYLGRHLMLELVFKSITAYDIAFLLLSGHCIAIALVDKSKLNLPCMSDHDVQQFNEESDYMGHYVVVCGYDADDCEFEIRDPASSRKRERVTMKTLDEARKSFGTDEDILLVSLTGKSGMKLSRKLLACSM, via the exons ATGTGGCCCCTCGGCGTCATCTCCGAGAAGCTCTTCAAGATGGCGGGCGACGACGGCGTGCAGGAGGCGGCGGGCTCGCCGTCCCCCGACGGACAGATTCCACTAGCACGCCGATCGTACTACGTCGAT GTTCCGCATGTGCAGCAGGCCTTCACCTGGGACTGCGGCCTCGCTTGCGTGCTCATGGTGCTTAGGACGCTGGGGATTGATTGCTGCGACGGCATTGCCGATCTCGAGAGTCTCTGCCGCACCACGAG GAGCAATTGCAAGAAGACATCAATCGAGTGGATGAGCTATTTGGGAAGGCACTTGATGCTGGAATTAGTATTCAA GTCCATCACCGCATATGACATTGCTTTTCTACTGCTATCTGGGCACTGCATTGCTATTGCTTTAGTGGACAAATCGAAGCTAAA TTTGCCTTGCATGAGTGATCATGATGTGCAACAGTTCAACGAGGAGTCAGACTACATGG GGCATTATGTCGTAGTATGTGGGTATGATGCTGATGATTGTGAATTTGAGATAAGAGATCCTGCCAGTTCCAG GAAACGCGAACGGGTGACAATGAAGACCTTAGACGAGGCCCGCAAATCCTTTGGAACAGATGAGGATATTCTCTTG GTCTCTTTAACCGGAAAGAGTGGAATGAAGCTCTCTCGTAAACTACTTGCCTGCTCCATGTAA